A genomic segment from Dermacentor silvarum isolate Dsil-2018 chromosome 11, BIME_Dsil_1.4, whole genome shotgun sequence encodes:
- the LOC119433049 gene encoding uncharacterized protein LOC119433049: MTLLRLRRGMGGVELARNFLICESQVSRIFTTWVNLLQRELKELTTLPPREALQPYLPKSFRDFADTRLVLDATEVRIQRSSSLSAQRQTFSPYKHNTYKVLLGCTPDGYIAFVSRLWGGSVSDTTILESSRLLDEMVEGDAVMVDKGFTFPYLPPGVTVYRPPFRQRHQNQMPPAAVHETRRIACARVHVERAIPRVKSFHILDRPFPISMIDIADHVF, translated from the coding sequence ATGACCTTGCTTAGGCTGAGAAGAGGAATGGGTGGTGTCGAGCTAGCACGCAACTTCCTAATATGTGAAAGCCAGGTTAGCCGCATCTTCACTACATGGGTGAATCTGCTGCAACGAGAGCTAAAAGAATTGACAACACTGCCTCCTCGGGAAGCCTTACAACCGTACCTGCCGAAGTCATTTCGAGACTTTGCTGACACAAGACTGGTCCTCGATGCAACTGAAGTGAGAATTCAACGATCATCGTCGCTGAGTGCCCAAAGGCAAACATTTTCGCCATACAAACATAATACATACAAGGTGCTTTTGGGGTGCACCCCTGATGGGTACATAGCATTTGTTTCCCGCCTTTGGGGTGGGTCGGTGTCCGACACGACGATCCTGGAAAGCAGTAGACTACTCGACGAGATGGTAGAAGGAGATGCAGTCATGGTGGATAAGGGTTTCACCTTCCCCTACTTACCACCTGGAGTGACTGTATACCGACCTCCATTCCGTCAGCGCCATCAAAACCAGATGCCACCAGCTGCAGTCCATGAAACGCGGCGCATTGCCTGTGCAAGAGTTCATGTTGAACGGGCTATTCCACGCGTGAAAAGTTTTCATATACTCGACCGCCCATTCCCAATTTCCATGATTGATATTGCTGATCATGTGTTTTAA